The genomic segment GCGGCTCTTCCCACGGACGACGCGAGGCCGATGTCGCTGCCGCCGAGCGGTCCCGGCGATTCCTCCGATCCCCCGTCGAGCTTCCAGGCCGCGCCGGCCGAGCGCCCGACTCGGGACCGGGTCGCCACCACCCGTCCGGACACCCGCGAGCCGGTCGTGCCACGAACTGATGCCGCGGCGCAGGCGGCCACCACTTCGGCGCAGGCCATGCCCCACGGTGGTGCCGCTCCGCGGGCCAGGACCAGGACCAAGGTCGCGCCCGCCACGCCGAGCGGCGTGGCCCCCGAGTTCGCCGGGATGCCCCCGGGCAGCGAGAAGACCCTGCTCCCGGGCGTACCGCAGCTGGATCCGGCACCGGTGACGGTCGACGTCGCCCCGGTCGTGCCGGCCGCGCCACCCGCTGCGCCGACCCCGGTCGCGGCGGCGGAACCGGTGGCCGCGCTGGAGCCGCTTCCCGAGGGCGGTAATCCGCTGGGGCTGCTCGCGCTCATCGCCACCGTCTGTGTGGCCGGAGTAACAGTTGCCGCAATTCGGTCAATCGTGTCGCAACGTGCAAATAGGGCGGGAATCGCGTAGTCTCTTCCACGTCAAGCTCCGCGGGGCGTCCGCGTCCAACCTCATCGGTGTGGTCGTTCCTCCCCAGGTCCCACCCAGCGAATGCGGATCGGGCGCCCCGCGGCTCCACCAGGAAGGACCCCGTCATCACGGCGGGGTCCTTCTTTTTGGTGCCACGACCGTCGCGGGTATGCTTGCTCGGTTCGCAGTGCGGCCGCCGTGGGTCAAGCTCCCACGGCATTCTCATGCGATCGACACAAGACCTCCTGCCACGGAGAGACCGTGGCCGTTCAGCCCACAGGAGGTGAGAACGTCTTGCGTCATTACGAACTCATGGTGATCCTCGACCCTTCGCTCGAGGAGCGCCTCGTCGGCCCGTCGCTCGATCAGTACCTGAATGTCATCAGGACCGCGGGTGGCTCGGTGGAAAAGCTCGACGTCTGGGGCCGTCGCCGGCTCTCGTTCGAGATCAACAAGAAGGCCGAAGGCATCTACGCGGTCGTCGACCTGCAGGCGACGCCCGAGGCAGTGGCCGAGCTGGACCGTCAGCTCCGGCTCAACGAGTCCATCCTGCGTACCAAGGTCATCCGGCCCGAGACCCGCTGAGCCTCGTTTTTGTCAGGGGGTTCTGAGAACCTCCACCGAACGAGCAAAGCGGCGAGGAGAAGATCATGGCAGGAGAAACCGTCATCACGGTCGTCGGTAACTTGACCGACGACCCCGAGCTGCGCTTCACCCCGTCGGGTGCGGCGGTCGCGAAATTCCGCATCGCTTCGACGCCGCGGACCATGGACCGTGAGTCGGGTCAGTGGAAAGACGGCGAGCCACTCTTCCTTGCGTGCAACATCTGGCGTGACGCCGCCGAGCACGTCGCCGAGTCGCTTCAGCGCGGCTCCCGCGTGATCGTGCAGGGCCGGCTGCGCCAGCGGTCCTACGAGACGCGC from the Paractinoplanes abujensis genome contains:
- the rpsF gene encoding 30S ribosomal protein S6; translation: MRHYELMVILDPSLEERLVGPSLDQYLNVIRTAGGSVEKLDVWGRRRLSFEINKKAEGIYAVVDLQATPEAVAELDRQLRLNESILRTKVIRPETR